One window from the genome of Choloepus didactylus isolate mChoDid1 chromosome 2, mChoDid1.pri, whole genome shotgun sequence encodes:
- the LOC119526679 gene encoding EP300-interacting inhibitor of differentiation 1, translated as MSEMSVLSELYEESSDLQMDVMPGESDLPQMEVGSGSREPSPSPSRNGAPPQLEEEGPMEEEEAQPMAEPVGKRGLANGPNPGEQPGQIAAPYFESEDEGEEFDDWEDDYDYPEEEQLSGAGYRVSAALEEANKMFLRTSRAREAALDGGFQMHYEKTPFDQLAFIEELFSLMVVNRLTEELGCDEIIDRE; from the coding sequence ATGTCTGAAATGTCCGTGTTGTCCGAGTTGTATGAAGAGAGCAGTGACCTGCAGATGGATGTGATGCCTGGCGAGAGTGACCTTCCGCAGATGGAGGTAGGCAGCGGGAGCCGGGAGCCATCCCCGAGCCCCTCCCGCAACGGGGCCCCGCCACAGCTCGAGGAAGAAGGCccaatggaggaggaggaggcccaGCCAATGGCGGAGCCTGTGGGGAAACGGGGCCTTGCAAACGGTCCCAACCCTGGGGAGCAGCCAGGCCAGATCGCAGCCCCATACTTCGAGAGTGAGGACGAGGGTGAGGAATTTGATGACTGGGAGGACGACTACGACTATCCCGAAGAGGAGCAGCTGAGTGGTGCAGGCTACAGAGTGTCCGCGGCCCTCGAAGAAGCCAACAAGATGTTTCTGAGAACATCTAGAGCAAGAGAAGCAGCCCTAGATGGCGGATTTCAGATGCATTATGAGAAGACCCCATTTGATCAGTTGGCTTTTATCGAAGAGCTCTTTTCACTTATGGTTGTCAATCGTCTGACCGAAGAACTCGGCTGTGATGAGATTATCGATAGAGAGTAG